A portion of the Trichoplusia ni isolate ovarian cell line Hi5 chromosome 12, tn1, whole genome shotgun sequence genome contains these proteins:
- the LOC113499467 gene encoding zinc finger MYM-type protein 3 isoform X2: protein MDEKESLPDKPSEEESQGGGDNAVEEKPGEQISEEVKEASIVDAGTEVSADSTEETTTSSEVKTDSDVAKCETELSNEDVSELQNHVDHDVSAEDSNSVKSDVAKDDDSKKDLVDTTDAESQEDIKEEEDKIIEESQDSESNLEEKLKDDQPIQSTSQETTSQESTSQDNSELNSKENSQEVLEDNTASQEATEEEDTVKTDEVDKVDIVNDEEKKEPADEEKITLNDDKITLDETKIEIAGDNEEKKEVADGPTDDVEIIEKKEDQEEEEKVETVDNDDSELKKDDEVGKPEFETAPNVSVDEAQEDHTQALDPFDALLKDANDSSLAHETAEKSDIAVSVNIDDDDDDHNADDHQADDHHADGDVHDDDEEHHPVTELVDEPGADEEVCLLPDIEREISEADKAEAEKALAEKRKQAEEAAEASIPKEETEADLDINKDNQQTDEAAEHIEADTINEDASQENGADKEIENENEHEHEEPAEVEENVILNIIQQISPFDSVCVECKVDQPCSYRFVTKDNETCYLCNEACVKIYQTDHPGQFTVTHKKYLIEEIVPKQLTCSECEEKKMCYFYYNYDGEDTNYCSMACLNSMMGDEAEKYAFKRRRIIVDEIVPREAECFVCNEKKKCSFCLYRYGVSHLVCENLCIKKLNGKENGRYLIKKKRTPRKQPPQNPPLLKLKVISNATDKYLDEAYKIQAKTPAMVQAARDERERTFTRRCNQCSIVLNVDEKLLTWETMDFCDEMCLGRYQNKIGSRCANCKNSVQHTSLGKYCVRFGFDIRQFCNWACLEEFKKGLKICCYCQRDISVGHQGFLAPVGDKGQFKDFCSQACMEKFDQMSKNPIPQPLWAKCAVCSLEKATSIEVEVSEEVSQRLCSDPCFAAFKFVNNIFPDQCRWCKKYFERKQSKCFTIYEGASAHCFCSKSCMNVYISNSRHIVPCNWCKVKKYNFDMIRRVQPNGQAIMMCSLNCLNLYQVSVNAVSSRRTKCDMCKRTSLAQYHLTMSDATVRNFCSYQCVMTFQGQYSKHTPPLMPGESLDQQKAVPTGAPRRTYPAAGKNNAVKAQQRTATGMPVISSVQSLAAPPPLLPSLTRQKSKRLQAAEPELPPAPVTPPPPPKPPTPPPPPPPKIYNHVIVKTLPPREVANKATMSKPMMVSKGVSCRPHPCTKECQTDPSLERRVLIPVPVPIYVPVPCAMWSLPFPVPVPIPIPIPTPVFIPTTRNSAKGILKEINKIHDKMPTDPFEAELLMMAEMVAGDKKKDQSDSDTDDDNEESFSPVAGMDGNNAFGEDMLQMALKMATEYEDQPVDLESAMTANTITPSSHPGMPGLEGESMHHHHMMVLEQQRAVAALRASAAPRKRAPAPPARPAARPAKRRRADPPPAPQPDPPREPAEKPDANMCLKYTFGVNAWKQWVMTKNAEIEKSSIRRKPFKSEILQLTADELNYSLCLFVKEVRKPNGSEYAPDTIYYLVLGIQQYLFENGRIDNIFTDPYYEKFTDCLDEVARKFSVLYNDSQYIVTRVEEEHLWESKQLGAHSPHVLLSTLMFFNTKHFNLVTVEEHMQLSFSHIMKHWKRNPNQPGQAKIPGSRNVLLRFYPPQSALEANSRKKKVYEQQENEENPLRCPVKLYEFYISKCLYSPYSPESVRTRNDVFYLQPERSCVPDSPVWYSTQALSRQALAKMLHRVKMVKEINIALLTS from the exons ATGGACGAAAAAGAGAGTTTGCCAGACAAACCAAGTGAAGAGGAGAGTCAGGGAGGCGGTGATAATGCTGTAGAAGAGAAACCGGGTGAGCAGATATCTGAGGAGGTTAAAGAGGCCTCTATTGTGGACGCCGGCACTGAAGTTAGTGCTGACAGTACAGAAGAAACAACTACCAGTAGTGAAGTCAAAACTGATAGTGATGTAGCAAAATGTGAAACAGAACTTAGCAATGAAGATGTCAGTGAGTTACAGAATCATGTTGACCATGATGTGAGTGCTGAAGATAGTAATAGTGTTAAAAGTGATGTAGCTAAAGATGATGATAGTAAAAAGGATTTGGTGGACACCACAGATGCTGAGAGCCAAGAAGATATCAAGGAAGAAG aaGACAAAATCATTGAAGAATCACAAGACAGCGAGAGTAATTTAGAGGAAAAATTAAAGGATGATCAACCAATACAGTCAACATCACAAGAAACCACAAGCCAAGAATCAACCAGTCAGGATAACAGTGAGCTGAACAGCAAAGAAAATAGTCAGGAAGTTCTAGAAGATAATACAGCAAGTCAAGAGGCAACTGAGGAAGAGGACACTGTCAAAACTGATGAAGTTGATAAAGTAGATATAGTTAATGATGAAGAGAAGAAAGAACCAGCAGATGAAGAGAAAATAACATTGAATGATGACAAAATTACTTTAGATGAAACTAAAATAGAAATAGCTGGTGATAATGAGGAAAAAAAGGAAGTTGCAGATGGCCCAACAGATGATgttgaaattattgaaaagaAGGAGGATCAGGAAGAGGAGGAGAAAGTTGAAACTGTTGACAATGATGATAGTGAATTGAAGAAAGATGATGAAGTTGGCAAGCCTGAGTTTGAAACAGCACCAAATGTGTCTGTTGATGAGGCACAAGAAGATCATACACAG GCCCTTGATCCGTTTGACGCTCTGCTCAAAGACGCGAATGATTCTAGTCTAGCACATGAGACAGCAGAAAAGTCGGACATAGCAGTGTCTGTTAATattgacgatgatgatgacgatcACAACGCCGATGACCATCAAGCTGACGATCACCATGCCGATGGTGATGtgcatgatgatgatgaagaacaTCATCCAG TTACGGAACTGGTGGACGAACCTGGTGCTGATGAAGAAGTGTGTCTCCTACCTGACATTGAGAGGGAAATATCTGAGGCTGATAAGGCCGAAGCTGAAAAGGCTTTGGCTGAGAAAAGGAAACAGGCTGAAG AAGCAGCAGAGGCGTCAATACCGAAGGAGGAAACCGAAGCAgacttagatataaataaagacAACCAACAGACTGATGAGGCAGCAGAACATATTGAAGCTGACACTATTAATGAAGACGCGTCACAGGAAAACGGTGCGG ATAAAGAAATCGAGAACGAAAACGAGCATGAGCATGAAGAACCCGCAGAAGTCGAAGAAAATGTAATACTCAACATCATTCAACAAATTAGTCCATTTGACAGTGTTTGTGTAGAATGTAAAGTTGATCAGCCTTGCTCCTACCGATTCGTCACGAAGGACAATGAAACATGTTATCTGTGCAACGAAGCGTGCGtcaaaatatatcaaacggACCACCCTGGCCAATTCACAGTCACACACAAGAAATACTTAATAGAAGAAATTGTGCCAAAGCAGTTGACTTGCTCAGAATGCGAAGAAAAAAAGATGTGCTATTTCTACTACAACTACGACGGCGAAGATACTAACTATTGCTCAATGGCCTGCTTAAACAGTATGATGGGTGACGAAGCCGAAAAATACGCCTTCAAACGACGGAGAATCATAGTCGACGAAATCGTACCCAGGGAAGCGGAATGTTTCGTTTGTAATGAGAAAAAGAAGTGCTCGTTTTGCCTATACAGGTATGGAGTCAGCCACTTGGTGTGCGAAAACCTGTGTATAAAAAAGTTGAACGGCAAAGAAAACGGTaggtatttgattaaaaagaaGCGAACGCCTAGAAAACAGCCACCACAGAACCCtccattattaaaattaaaggttATCAGTAATGCCACAGATAAATATTTAGATGAAGCTTACAAAATACAGGCGAAGACGCCAGCGATGGTGCAGGCGGCAAGGGACGAGAGAGAACGAACTTTTACAAGAAGATGTAACCAATGCTCGATAGTACTTAATGTTGACGAGAAACTGCTTACTTGGGAAACTATGGACTTTTGCGACGAAATGTGCTTAGGAAGGTATCAGAACAAAATCGGCTCGAGATGTGCAAACTGCAAGAATTCTGTTCAACACACCAGTTTAGGGAAATACTGTGTCAGATTCGGTTTCGACATTCGGCAATTCTGCAATTGGGCTTGTTTAGAAGAGTTTAAGAAAGGTTTGAAGATATGTTGTTATTGTCAAAGGGATATATCAGTCGGACATCAAGGTTTTCTAGCCCCTGTAGGCGATAAAGGACAATTTAAAGACTTTTGTTCTCAAGCCTGTATGGAAAAGTTTGACCAGATGAGTAAAAACCCTATTCCGCAGCCTTTGTGGGCCAAGTGCGCGGTGTGTTCCTTAGAAAAGGCTACGTCCATTGAGGTTGAGGTTAGTGAAGAAGTCTCACAGAGGTTGTGTTCAGATCCCTGCTTTGCAGCTTTTAAATTCGTCAATAATATATTTCCTG ACCAATGCCGCtggtgtaaaaaatatttcgagcGCAAACAGAGTAAATGTTTTACGATATATGAAGGCGCTAGCGCACATTGTTTCTGCTCCAAGTCTTGTATGAATGTGTACATAAGTAACTCGAGGCATATAGTCCCATGTAACTGGTGTAAAGTTAAGAAGTACAATTTCGATATGATCAGGCGAGTCCAGCCGAATGGACAGGCTATCATGATGTGCTCACTCAATTGTTTGAATCTCTATCAGGTATCGGTTAATGCTGTGTCTTCCAGAAG aacaAAATGTGATATGTGCAAGCGAACGTCATTAGCGCAGTACCACTTAACTATGTCGGACGCTACGGTTCGAAATTTCTGCTCCTATCAGTGCGTTATGACATTCCAG GGTCAATACTCAAAACACACCCCTCCTTTGATGCCGGGCGAGTCTCTTGATCAGCAAAAAGCTGTACCTACAGGCGCACCCCGGCGGACGTACCCTGCCGCTGGTAAGAATAATG CTGTGAAGGCCCAGCAGCGCACTGCGACCGGCATGCCGGTGATCTCCAGCGTGCAGTCGctggccgcgccgccgccgctgctgccGTCGCTCACGCGCCAGAAGTCCAAGCGCCTGCAAGCCGCCGAGCCTGAGCTCCCGCCCGCGCCCGTCACGCCGCCGCCACCCCCCAAACCTCCGACACCACCGCCACCCCCGCCCCCAAAAATATACAACCACGTCATAGTCAAAACCCTACCCCCGAGAGAAGTCGCTAATAAAGCAACCATGTCCAAACCCATGATGGTGTCCAAAGGCGTATCTTGCCGGCCACATCCGTGCACAAAAGAATGTCAAACTGACCCTAGTCTAGAACGCAGAGTACTTATCCCCGTTCCCGTCCCTATATACGTTCCTGTGCCGTGCGCGATGTGGTCGTTACCTTTCCCGGTACCAGTTCCTATACCAATACCGATCCCGACGCCAGTATTTATTCCTACAACGAGAAATTCAGCAAAGGGCATCTTAAAGGAGATCAATAAAATCCACGATAAGATGCCGACGGATCCTTTCGAAGCCGAGCTGTTGATGATGGCGGAAATGGTCGCTGGTGATAAAAAGAAAGACCAGAGTGATTCGGATACGGATGACGATAATG AGGAAAGCTTTAGCCCCGTCGCCGGTATGGATGGCAACAACGCATTCGGTGAAGACATGTTACAAATGGCGTTGAAAATGGCCACCGAATACGAGGATCAACCTGTAGATTTGGAGTCCGCCATGACAGCTAATACTATCACGCCTAGTTCACATCCTGGTATGCCTG GCCTGGAGGGCGAGAGCATGCACCATCACCACATGATGGTGCTGGAGCAGCAGCGCGCGGTGGCGGCGCTGCGCGCGTCCGCCGCGCCCCGCAagcgcgcgcccgcgccccccgcgcgccccgccgcgcgccccgccAAGCGCCGCCGCGCAgacccgccgcccgcgccgcagcCCGACCCGCCGCGCGAGCCCGCAGAGAAGCCCGACGCCAACATGTGCCTCAAG TATACATTTGGCGTCAACGCGTGGAAACAGTGGGTCATGACAAAGAACGCAGAAATCGAGAAAAGCTCAATACGACGGAAACCGTTCAAATCAGAAATCCTACAGTTAACAGCCGATGAACTCAACTATTCGCTATGTCTATTCGTGAAAGAAGTACGGAAACCCAATGGGAGCGAATATGCGCCCGacactatttattatttggttttag GTATTcaacaatatttgtttgaaaacgGTAGGATAGACAATATATTTACGGATCCATATTACGAAAAATTCACGGACTGcttggacgaagtcgcgaggaAGTTCTCAGTTTTATACAATGACTCAC aatataTAGTAACGCGAGTAGAAGAGGAACACTTGTGGGAGAGCAAACAGCTTGGCGCGCATTCACCGCATGTATTGCTGTCCACTCTCATGTTCTTCAATACGAAGCATTTTAATTTAGtg ACGGTAGAAGAACATATGCAGCTATCATTCTCTCATATTATGAAACATTGGAAAAGGAACCCCAACCAGCCAGGCCAGGCGAAGATTCCCGGATCTAGGAATGTGCTGCTAAGGTTTTACCCCCCACAATCAGCTTTAG AAGCAAATTCAAGAAAAAAGAAAGTCTACGAGCAGCAAGAGAATGAAGAGAATCCCCTTAGATGTCCtgttaaattatatgaattttaTATATCTAAATG TTTGTACTCTCCCTACAGCCCCGAGTCCGTGCGCACTCGCAACGACGTGTTCTACCTGCAGCCGGAGCGGTCCTGCGTGCCCGACTCGCCCGTCTGGTACTCCACGCAGGCGCTCAGCCGACAGGCGCTGGCCAAGATGCTGCACAGGGTCAAGATGGTCAAGGAGATCAATATCGCGCTGTTGACCAGCTAA
- the LOC113499467 gene encoding zinc finger MYM-type protein 3 isoform X1, with protein sequence MDEKESLPDKPSEEESQGGGDNAVEEKPGEQISEEVKEASIVDAGTEVSADSTEETTTSSEVKTDSDVAKCETELSNEDVSELQNHVDHDVSAEDSNSVKSDVAKDDDSKKDLVDTTDAESQEDIKEEEDKIIEESQDSESNLEEKLKDDQPIQSTSQETTSQESTSQDNSELNSKENSQEVLEDNTASQEATEEEDTVKTDEVDKVDIVNDEEKKEPADEEKITLNDDKITLDETKIEIAGDNEEKKEVADGPTDDVEIIEKKEDQEEEEKVETVDNDDSELKKDDEVGKPEFETAPNVSVDEAQEDHTQALDPFDALLKDANDSSLAHETAEKSDIAVSVNIDDDDDDHNADDHQADDHHADGDVHDDDEEHHPVTELVDEPGADEEVCLLPDIEREISEADKAEAEKALAEKRKQAEAEAAEASIPKEETEADLDINKDNQQTDEAAEHIEADTINEDASQENGADKEIENENEHEHEEPAEVEENVILNIIQQISPFDSVCVECKVDQPCSYRFVTKDNETCYLCNEACVKIYQTDHPGQFTVTHKKYLIEEIVPKQLTCSECEEKKMCYFYYNYDGEDTNYCSMACLNSMMGDEAEKYAFKRRRIIVDEIVPREAECFVCNEKKKCSFCLYRYGVSHLVCENLCIKKLNGKENGRYLIKKKRTPRKQPPQNPPLLKLKVISNATDKYLDEAYKIQAKTPAMVQAARDERERTFTRRCNQCSIVLNVDEKLLTWETMDFCDEMCLGRYQNKIGSRCANCKNSVQHTSLGKYCVRFGFDIRQFCNWACLEEFKKGLKICCYCQRDISVGHQGFLAPVGDKGQFKDFCSQACMEKFDQMSKNPIPQPLWAKCAVCSLEKATSIEVEVSEEVSQRLCSDPCFAAFKFVNNIFPDQCRWCKKYFERKQSKCFTIYEGASAHCFCSKSCMNVYISNSRHIVPCNWCKVKKYNFDMIRRVQPNGQAIMMCSLNCLNLYQVSVNAVSSRRTKCDMCKRTSLAQYHLTMSDATVRNFCSYQCVMTFQGQYSKHTPPLMPGESLDQQKAVPTGAPRRTYPAAGKNNAVKAQQRTATGMPVISSVQSLAAPPPLLPSLTRQKSKRLQAAEPELPPAPVTPPPPPKPPTPPPPPPPKIYNHVIVKTLPPREVANKATMSKPMMVSKGVSCRPHPCTKECQTDPSLERRVLIPVPVPIYVPVPCAMWSLPFPVPVPIPIPIPTPVFIPTTRNSAKGILKEINKIHDKMPTDPFEAELLMMAEMVAGDKKKDQSDSDTDDDNEESFSPVAGMDGNNAFGEDMLQMALKMATEYEDQPVDLESAMTANTITPSSHPGMPGLEGESMHHHHMMVLEQQRAVAALRASAAPRKRAPAPPARPAARPAKRRRADPPPAPQPDPPREPAEKPDANMCLKYTFGVNAWKQWVMTKNAEIEKSSIRRKPFKSEILQLTADELNYSLCLFVKEVRKPNGSEYAPDTIYYLVLGIQQYLFENGRIDNIFTDPYYEKFTDCLDEVARKFSVLYNDSQYIVTRVEEEHLWESKQLGAHSPHVLLSTLMFFNTKHFNLVTVEEHMQLSFSHIMKHWKRNPNQPGQAKIPGSRNVLLRFYPPQSALEANSRKKKVYEQQENEENPLRCPVKLYEFYISKCLYSPYSPESVRTRNDVFYLQPERSCVPDSPVWYSTQALSRQALAKMLHRVKMVKEINIALLTS encoded by the exons ATGGACGAAAAAGAGAGTTTGCCAGACAAACCAAGTGAAGAGGAGAGTCAGGGAGGCGGTGATAATGCTGTAGAAGAGAAACCGGGTGAGCAGATATCTGAGGAGGTTAAAGAGGCCTCTATTGTGGACGCCGGCACTGAAGTTAGTGCTGACAGTACAGAAGAAACAACTACCAGTAGTGAAGTCAAAACTGATAGTGATGTAGCAAAATGTGAAACAGAACTTAGCAATGAAGATGTCAGTGAGTTACAGAATCATGTTGACCATGATGTGAGTGCTGAAGATAGTAATAGTGTTAAAAGTGATGTAGCTAAAGATGATGATAGTAAAAAGGATTTGGTGGACACCACAGATGCTGAGAGCCAAGAAGATATCAAGGAAGAAG aaGACAAAATCATTGAAGAATCACAAGACAGCGAGAGTAATTTAGAGGAAAAATTAAAGGATGATCAACCAATACAGTCAACATCACAAGAAACCACAAGCCAAGAATCAACCAGTCAGGATAACAGTGAGCTGAACAGCAAAGAAAATAGTCAGGAAGTTCTAGAAGATAATACAGCAAGTCAAGAGGCAACTGAGGAAGAGGACACTGTCAAAACTGATGAAGTTGATAAAGTAGATATAGTTAATGATGAAGAGAAGAAAGAACCAGCAGATGAAGAGAAAATAACATTGAATGATGACAAAATTACTTTAGATGAAACTAAAATAGAAATAGCTGGTGATAATGAGGAAAAAAAGGAAGTTGCAGATGGCCCAACAGATGATgttgaaattattgaaaagaAGGAGGATCAGGAAGAGGAGGAGAAAGTTGAAACTGTTGACAATGATGATAGTGAATTGAAGAAAGATGATGAAGTTGGCAAGCCTGAGTTTGAAACAGCACCAAATGTGTCTGTTGATGAGGCACAAGAAGATCATACACAG GCCCTTGATCCGTTTGACGCTCTGCTCAAAGACGCGAATGATTCTAGTCTAGCACATGAGACAGCAGAAAAGTCGGACATAGCAGTGTCTGTTAATattgacgatgatgatgacgatcACAACGCCGATGACCATCAAGCTGACGATCACCATGCCGATGGTGATGtgcatgatgatgatgaagaacaTCATCCAG TTACGGAACTGGTGGACGAACCTGGTGCTGATGAAGAAGTGTGTCTCCTACCTGACATTGAGAGGGAAATATCTGAGGCTGATAAGGCCGAAGCTGAAAAGGCTTTGGCTGAGAAAAGGAAACAGGCTGAAG CAGAAGCAGCAGAGGCGTCAATACCGAAGGAGGAAACCGAAGCAgacttagatataaataaagacAACCAACAGACTGATGAGGCAGCAGAACATATTGAAGCTGACACTATTAATGAAGACGCGTCACAGGAAAACGGTGCGG ATAAAGAAATCGAGAACGAAAACGAGCATGAGCATGAAGAACCCGCAGAAGTCGAAGAAAATGTAATACTCAACATCATTCAACAAATTAGTCCATTTGACAGTGTTTGTGTAGAATGTAAAGTTGATCAGCCTTGCTCCTACCGATTCGTCACGAAGGACAATGAAACATGTTATCTGTGCAACGAAGCGTGCGtcaaaatatatcaaacggACCACCCTGGCCAATTCACAGTCACACACAAGAAATACTTAATAGAAGAAATTGTGCCAAAGCAGTTGACTTGCTCAGAATGCGAAGAAAAAAAGATGTGCTATTTCTACTACAACTACGACGGCGAAGATACTAACTATTGCTCAATGGCCTGCTTAAACAGTATGATGGGTGACGAAGCCGAAAAATACGCCTTCAAACGACGGAGAATCATAGTCGACGAAATCGTACCCAGGGAAGCGGAATGTTTCGTTTGTAATGAGAAAAAGAAGTGCTCGTTTTGCCTATACAGGTATGGAGTCAGCCACTTGGTGTGCGAAAACCTGTGTATAAAAAAGTTGAACGGCAAAGAAAACGGTaggtatttgattaaaaagaaGCGAACGCCTAGAAAACAGCCACCACAGAACCCtccattattaaaattaaaggttATCAGTAATGCCACAGATAAATATTTAGATGAAGCTTACAAAATACAGGCGAAGACGCCAGCGATGGTGCAGGCGGCAAGGGACGAGAGAGAACGAACTTTTACAAGAAGATGTAACCAATGCTCGATAGTACTTAATGTTGACGAGAAACTGCTTACTTGGGAAACTATGGACTTTTGCGACGAAATGTGCTTAGGAAGGTATCAGAACAAAATCGGCTCGAGATGTGCAAACTGCAAGAATTCTGTTCAACACACCAGTTTAGGGAAATACTGTGTCAGATTCGGTTTCGACATTCGGCAATTCTGCAATTGGGCTTGTTTAGAAGAGTTTAAGAAAGGTTTGAAGATATGTTGTTATTGTCAAAGGGATATATCAGTCGGACATCAAGGTTTTCTAGCCCCTGTAGGCGATAAAGGACAATTTAAAGACTTTTGTTCTCAAGCCTGTATGGAAAAGTTTGACCAGATGAGTAAAAACCCTATTCCGCAGCCTTTGTGGGCCAAGTGCGCGGTGTGTTCCTTAGAAAAGGCTACGTCCATTGAGGTTGAGGTTAGTGAAGAAGTCTCACAGAGGTTGTGTTCAGATCCCTGCTTTGCAGCTTTTAAATTCGTCAATAATATATTTCCTG ACCAATGCCGCtggtgtaaaaaatatttcgagcGCAAACAGAGTAAATGTTTTACGATATATGAAGGCGCTAGCGCACATTGTTTCTGCTCCAAGTCTTGTATGAATGTGTACATAAGTAACTCGAGGCATATAGTCCCATGTAACTGGTGTAAAGTTAAGAAGTACAATTTCGATATGATCAGGCGAGTCCAGCCGAATGGACAGGCTATCATGATGTGCTCACTCAATTGTTTGAATCTCTATCAGGTATCGGTTAATGCTGTGTCTTCCAGAAG aacaAAATGTGATATGTGCAAGCGAACGTCATTAGCGCAGTACCACTTAACTATGTCGGACGCTACGGTTCGAAATTTCTGCTCCTATCAGTGCGTTATGACATTCCAG GGTCAATACTCAAAACACACCCCTCCTTTGATGCCGGGCGAGTCTCTTGATCAGCAAAAAGCTGTACCTACAGGCGCACCCCGGCGGACGTACCCTGCCGCTGGTAAGAATAATG CTGTGAAGGCCCAGCAGCGCACTGCGACCGGCATGCCGGTGATCTCCAGCGTGCAGTCGctggccgcgccgccgccgctgctgccGTCGCTCACGCGCCAGAAGTCCAAGCGCCTGCAAGCCGCCGAGCCTGAGCTCCCGCCCGCGCCCGTCACGCCGCCGCCACCCCCCAAACCTCCGACACCACCGCCACCCCCGCCCCCAAAAATATACAACCACGTCATAGTCAAAACCCTACCCCCGAGAGAAGTCGCTAATAAAGCAACCATGTCCAAACCCATGATGGTGTCCAAAGGCGTATCTTGCCGGCCACATCCGTGCACAAAAGAATGTCAAACTGACCCTAGTCTAGAACGCAGAGTACTTATCCCCGTTCCCGTCCCTATATACGTTCCTGTGCCGTGCGCGATGTGGTCGTTACCTTTCCCGGTACCAGTTCCTATACCAATACCGATCCCGACGCCAGTATTTATTCCTACAACGAGAAATTCAGCAAAGGGCATCTTAAAGGAGATCAATAAAATCCACGATAAGATGCCGACGGATCCTTTCGAAGCCGAGCTGTTGATGATGGCGGAAATGGTCGCTGGTGATAAAAAGAAAGACCAGAGTGATTCGGATACGGATGACGATAATG AGGAAAGCTTTAGCCCCGTCGCCGGTATGGATGGCAACAACGCATTCGGTGAAGACATGTTACAAATGGCGTTGAAAATGGCCACCGAATACGAGGATCAACCTGTAGATTTGGAGTCCGCCATGACAGCTAATACTATCACGCCTAGTTCACATCCTGGTATGCCTG GCCTGGAGGGCGAGAGCATGCACCATCACCACATGATGGTGCTGGAGCAGCAGCGCGCGGTGGCGGCGCTGCGCGCGTCCGCCGCGCCCCGCAagcgcgcgcccgcgccccccgcgcgccccgccgcgcgccccgccAAGCGCCGCCGCGCAgacccgccgcccgcgccgcagcCCGACCCGCCGCGCGAGCCCGCAGAGAAGCCCGACGCCAACATGTGCCTCAAG TATACATTTGGCGTCAACGCGTGGAAACAGTGGGTCATGACAAAGAACGCAGAAATCGAGAAAAGCTCAATACGACGGAAACCGTTCAAATCAGAAATCCTACAGTTAACAGCCGATGAACTCAACTATTCGCTATGTCTATTCGTGAAAGAAGTACGGAAACCCAATGGGAGCGAATATGCGCCCGacactatttattatttggttttag GTATTcaacaatatttgtttgaaaacgGTAGGATAGACAATATATTTACGGATCCATATTACGAAAAATTCACGGACTGcttggacgaagtcgcgaggaAGTTCTCAGTTTTATACAATGACTCAC aatataTAGTAACGCGAGTAGAAGAGGAACACTTGTGGGAGAGCAAACAGCTTGGCGCGCATTCACCGCATGTATTGCTGTCCACTCTCATGTTCTTCAATACGAAGCATTTTAATTTAGtg ACGGTAGAAGAACATATGCAGCTATCATTCTCTCATATTATGAAACATTGGAAAAGGAACCCCAACCAGCCAGGCCAGGCGAAGATTCCCGGATCTAGGAATGTGCTGCTAAGGTTTTACCCCCCACAATCAGCTTTAG AAGCAAATTCAAGAAAAAAGAAAGTCTACGAGCAGCAAGAGAATGAAGAGAATCCCCTTAGATGTCCtgttaaattatatgaattttaTATATCTAAATG TTTGTACTCTCCCTACAGCCCCGAGTCCGTGCGCACTCGCAACGACGTGTTCTACCTGCAGCCGGAGCGGTCCTGCGTGCCCGACTCGCCCGTCTGGTACTCCACGCAGGCGCTCAGCCGACAGGCGCTGGCCAAGATGCTGCACAGGGTCAAGATGGTCAAGGAGATCAATATCGCGCTGTTGACCAGCTAA